The Campylobacter hyointestinalis subsp. hyointestinalis nucleotide sequence TTATGCCATTTATCATTCCTAGTTTTTGTAAGAGTTTTCCTAAACTAGAGTTATTTGTATAGCCGTAACTTCCTATATTTGTACCGGTCAAGACTATTTCGTTGTAGCCATTATTAGCTAGCATCATAGCTTCTTTTAAAATGATCTTCTCATCAATGCTTCTGCTAGAACCTCTAACTGAAGGTATGATGCAATAACTACATTTAAAATCACAACCTTCTTGAATTTTTATGAAAGCTTTTGTGTGATTTTCATAGTTGCTAATTATATTTTTATCTATAAAATTCAGATCCCCAAGCTCGAAAAATGGTTTATCTGAGTTTAAAAGATCATTGATTTTTGATTTATGACTTGCTCCAAGTACGCCAAAAACCGAACTGTTTTTAAATAGCTCTTCACCTTTACTAACAGCACCACAACCGGTCAAAATAACCTTTTTACCGATATTTTTCATACCATTTATATAGCTTCTTACTCCGCTATCTGCACCATTAGTTACCGTACATGAATTTACTATGATGATATCGGCTAGATTTTCGTCGTTTGTGATAGTTGCATTTTTGATATAGCTTTTCATAAGCTCGGTGTCGTAGATATTTGTTCTGCAACCAAAAGTTTTAAAATACACTCTCAATATAATATTTCCTTACTAACATCTGGTAAAGTTCTCACTTGATCAATAGGTTTTGCACCAAAATAAAGTGTCTGAGTAGGGAACGCGATCTTTATATCGTCTTCTAAATTTAGGGCTTCTACTATCTCACTACTTATAGTACTCCTAAGAGCCAAAGCGGCGTATGAGTTTGTCATATACCAAACGCTTATATTTATACCATAAGGCTCAAAAAAGCTATAAATTCTAGGCTCCACGTTTGGATTTTTGATGCTATACTGATCTCTTAGCTTATTCATCTGCTTTTTGGCTATGTCGGTATAGCCTTTCGAGTATTTTCTAGTGATATTTTTGATGATATACATAGCTTTTTTATGATTGCTATCAAAACTAAGCATTATGTCTATACCATCCCATACAGTTTTCATACCACTATGAGTATAATTTGCAATGAGTTCGGTAAATATATAGTTATTTGGTATAAAAACTATACGTCCGCTACGTCTATTTGTACGGTAGGTAGTAAGCGTGATATCTTCATATATAGTCATTCTAAGCAAACTTATATCGATGATATCGCCTACATAATCGCTATTTTGATAACGTACTCTTATACGATCTCCTACGTGAAAAGTACCGCCAAAAATGATAACGCTCCAGCCGAGCAAACTCATAAACATATCTTTCATAGCAATAGCAAGACCAGCCGAAGCAAAACCTAAGATAGTCACCATATAGCTTACGTTTTCTATATAAGCAAAAAGTAGAATAAAGATAATAATCGTGAAATTTAAAACATTTATAAATTTATTTATAGTATAAATTTTTTGATTATCGGAAATGTATTTTTTAGTTATAATCTTACATAAAAATCCAAGCAAACTCACTATAATGATAGATAAAACTATACTAAAAGCCTGTTTTATCTGATCTTTTACTTCCAAGCTGGCTCTATTTATGGCTTCATCAAGCTTTTTTTGGTACACACCAAATGTCGTAGTAGCTATGTCTTTTGCTATTTGAAACTCATTTATTTCTCTGCGTACTTCATATAATTTTGATGAGTTTAGACTTGTTTGATTTAGATCATAAAGCTCTTTAAACAAAATCTCTTTTTGTTTGAAAGATTCTAAAGCGTTTTCTAGCTGAAATAGCCTGTTTTGATAGTCATCTTTTTCATTTTTTAGCTTTTTTATATATGAAAAACCGCCTATCAAGGCCACTGGGTTTGTTATTTTTCCTATCTCCTCGATATCTGGGACTACTAACATACTTTGAAACGGAGATTTTTCATACTCTTTTAGAAATTCGATCTGCTCTTTTAAACTAGCGATTTTAGTCTTTAGCTCATCTATTTTTTGCATATCTTTTTTATCTGCCGACTCTAGCTCAGATCTTACTCTTTTTATCTCTGTTAGCAAATTTTGATACGTGTTATAGTTCGAATACCTAATAAGCCAAATATTATTTTTTAGTTTAGTATCATAATCTTTGATCTTGAGATTTATCTCTTCTATTTTGTCTGTTTGGCTACTATTTGTTTCTGCAAAAACACTAAAAACCACAAAGAGTAAAAGAACGATCAGCCGTTTCATTTAAATTCCCTCAAAGTGTCTAAAACTATCTCTTTAGAGATGTCGTTTTTCATACAAAAATCCCCAATACCTTTTGGTAGTATAAATTTGATCTTGCTATTTTGACTTTTTTTATCTAAGAAAAAAGCGTTGTAAAACTCAAACTCATCTTTTATCTCATAAGTCACAGGAAGTCCAAATTTACAAAGTAATTTTTTTACCGTTTCTAACTCATCTTTTGAGATAAGCCTAAGTTTAAGAGCCAAATGATTTGCCATATTTATACCGATCGCGACAGCTTCTCCGTGCAAAAACCCTGTATAATTCGTCTGCATTTCTATAACGTGGGCAAATGTATGACCGTAGTTTAACACCGCTCTTATACCACCCTCTTTTTCATCTTTTGCTACTACTGCGGCTTTTAAACTTACACATTTTGCTATGACATTTTTTAGGGCTTCATCATCATTAAGATCACTGTTTTGCATAAAATAAAAAAGATCTTTATCGAACATAACAGCCATTTTTATAGCTTCTGCAACTCCTGCGCTAAACTCCCTAGAAGGCAGTGATTTTAAGAATTTAGTTTCGCAATAAACAGCGCGCGGTTGATAAAACGTACCGATGAGATTTTTACCGAATTTATTATTTACTCCTGTTTTACCGCCCACGCTAGCATCTACTTGAGCTAAAAACGTAGTGGGTATATTTATAAATTTGATTCCGCGCTCATAAATGCTTGCTACAAATCCAGTCATATCACTTATAACTCCGCCACCAAGAGCTATTAACGTACTATTGCGCTCAAGTTTAGATATGAAAAGTTGCTCTAAAATTTGCTCGATACTAGAAAGATTTTTGTATTGTTCGCCATCAGGCAGAGTAACTACAAAAATTTCATCGGCTTTTATCAAATTTAAAATATCTTTAACGTACAGTCCGCCGACTTTTGAGTTTGTTATGATCGCAACTTTACCGCCGATATTAAGGGCTTTTAGCTCATCTATAAAAACTGGGTAGCTATTTTCTTTTAAATCAATATTGATTTGCATATTTTCCTCTTTGTAATTTTTATAATTATTGTATCAAAATCACATTAAAACATAGATATCTATTTTAACTAAAATTTATAAACACTATCAGAATTAAGCATTTATAGCATATATTTTTTTTCTCTCGTTTGAGCTTGCTATGCCTAGCATTTTTCTATATTTTGTTATGGTTCTTCTAACTAGCTTTATATCAAACTCTTTTTCTATAGAGTTTAAAATACTCTCATCGCTTAGCGGTTTTTGGCGATTCTCGTTTTTTATAAGATTCTTTAAGAATTCTTTTAAGGCAGCGTTTGATATCTCCTCGCTAGCAGCAGCAGCAAAAAAACTCTTAAGCGGTACAACTCCTCTTTGCGAACTAATAAATTTATTTTGTATGGCGCGACTTATGGTTGAAGGATTTCGCCCAAGGTCATCTGCTATGTCTTTTAGCTTCATAGGTTTTATATCGCCACCAAAAAAATAGTCATACTGATACTCTATAATCATAAGTCCTATCTTATAAAGAGTGGATTTTCTCATCTCTAAAGCATCAATCAAGTCTTTTGCTTCTTTGATTCTAGAAGATACAAAATCACATTTTTCATCTACGCCATCTACATCGATAATTATATCTGGATAATACTCGTCATTTATTTTAACTTCTATAGATCCATTTATATTATAAACAAAGATATCAGGGATGATCTCTCTTTCATCTTCAAGGTACCCTATGGCAGGCGGATTTTTAAATTTTTTTATGATCTTTAGTGCCGCTTCATAATTTTTATCTTTTGTATAAGAGCCGATATTTTCCATATCGCAAATGATTGTTTTTGCTAAAGCATAAATTTTTTCATCATCACACAATTCTTCAAGTTGAAACAAAAAACTCTCTTTGTAATCTTTAGCACCAACTCCAGTCGGCTCAAGATATGCAAATCTCGCTCTGATACGCTCTACTTCGTCTATACTAAATTCTTTTAAAATTTTATCGTCCCACTCAAAATACCCTTCGTTGTTTATACATTCGATGATTAAATTTGCTATTTTGCAAGACTTCGTAGTTGGAAAAAGTGGAGCATTGATCTGAGAATAAAGCTTTTCATATAAGCTTTCATGGTGTAAAGCTTGGCTTTCTAAGCTTTCATTTGGCGAACTTTTATAAAGCTCATTATAAAAGTTTTTAGGAAATCTACTCTTGTTTTGTTCTATACTAGCAAATGGATTATCTTTAATAAACGGCTCCAAAGCCTCTTTTAGCTCATCAACTGGTGCTTGAAGTATCGGTAACCAACTTCTTAGAGTTTGGTTTAATTTTGCTTTTTGAGTGAGCTTTTGTGTAAGTTTCATTAGTCTAAAAGTTTAAACTCTTCGCCAAGATAGTGAGTTCTGACAAGTTTATTATTTGCGACCTCACTAGAAGTTCCACTAGCAAGCAAGCTTCCACTTTTTATGACATACGCTCTATCACAAATAGCCAAAGTCTCCCTAACATTGTGATCTGTGATAAGTATGCCAATTCCTAGCTTCTTTAGATCTTTTATAATGCTTTGGATATCAGCGACTGCGATAGGATCAACTCCTGCAAACGGCTCATCAAGAAGCAAAAACTTAGGCATAATCATAAGACTTCTAGCTATCTCGCAACGCCTTCTTTCTCCACCACTAAGACTAAGTCCTTTTCTAGCCCTAATGGGCTCTATATTTAACAAATTTAGCATTTCGCCGACTTTATGATGGATCTCTTCTTTATCTTTATAAAAAATTTCAGCTGCTAAAGTCAAATTTTCTTCTACACTTAGATCCTTAAATATGCTACTTTCTTGCGGAAGATATCCTATGCCTTGTCTAGCTCTTTTATGCAACGGCGTTTTTGAAATATCCATATCATCAAGATAAATACTCCCGCTAGTTGGTGAAATAAGCCCACATATCATATAAAACGTAGTTGTTTTACCAGCGCCGTTTGGACCTAAAAGCCCTACTACTTCTCCGCTTTTTACATTTAGAGAGATATTATTTATAATTTTAGTTTTTTTGATAGTTTTTTCTAAATTTTTTACTTCAAGTTTATGCAAAGCTCACCTCGTAAATTCTTTTATTTTCTTTAGCCGTGATATCTACTATACACACGTCGATACCGTATTTTTTAAGCAAACGTACCAAATTTTCATCACCCCATTCAACTATATGAAGCCCATCTTCAAATAAATTTTCAAACAAACCATTTGCTTTTAGACCTTCAAAACCGTTTTGATATATGTCGTAATGATATATATTTTCATAATTTTGCATTATGCTAAATGTAGGCGAAGTCACGTTTGCTTTAATACCAAAAGATGCGACTATAGCTTTTGTAAGTGTAGTTTTACCGCTTGCAAGGTCTCCTCTAAGCACGATAACGCCAGTTTTAGGAAGCTTTTGTACTATAGCATCTAACTCATCAAGCCCAAGCTCAAATACACTTTGCATATTTTTCTTGCTCACTTTTTGGTACGGTTTTTAAATTCGGTATCCCTACGACTTCGTAATTTACGACTCTAGTAAGAAAAGTTATGGTTATCTTATCCCCTACTTTTACCTCTTTGCTAGGTTTGGCAACGACTCCATTTACTGATACGACGCCACTTTTGCACATATCTTCGCTTATGGCTCTTCGTTTTGTGATATTTACGGTATTTAAAAATTTATCTATTCTCATAAGATTTATTTTAGCTAAATTTGGCTGAATTTTTTATTGATAGTGTGGGGATTTTAGTAATTTTAAAGATCAAATTATAGTGGTAAAAAGTAAGTCTAAGCAAAAAGATCCCCTCTTAAAGAAGGGATTAAAAATCGGATTATTTCTTTTTAGATGCGCATTTTGAACTACCGCAGCTAACTTTAGCTACTGCATCTTTAAGGTTTTTTCCTACTTTGAATTTAACAGCTTTTTTAGCTGGAACTTTGATCTCTTTGCCTGTACTAGGAACTTTTGCTGTTCTAGCAGCGCGTTCAGTTATACCAAAAGTACCAAAACCAACAAAAGTTATACTATCACCTTTAGTTAGTACTTCACTAATGCTTTCTAAAAAGCCATCAAGTGCAAGTTCAGTATCTTTTTTTGTAAGACCAGCTTTAGAAGCGACCAAACCAACGAATTCTGCTTTTGTCATTTTAAATTCCTTTGATTAAAAATTGTAGCTAGTATTCTACACTATTTTTCAACCAAATTCAAGTATTTAGGCAGTTTTTGAGCACAAATCAGTTAAAAACTAATTTTTTATATTAAATTGTAACACTTCGGCTATAATTTTCTCAGCACCACCCTCTAAAATCGTATTTTTAAGAGAATTAGAAATAAAGTTTATATCAGTTTGAAATATAATATTAAGTATATGTTCGCTATTTGCATCTTTTTGTTCGCAAATAGTAGCCAGCTTTTTATCTTGTAAAAACTTAGCGTTAAAAAACTGATGATTTTTAGCAGCGTATGGAAACGGTATAAAAATGCTAGGAAGCGCGTTGGCTGCTAATTCCCAAAGAGTGCTTGCCCCTGCTCTACTTACGCAAATATCTGCTTTAGACATAAAGCACTCAATATTTGGACTAAATTTAAAAAGCTCCACTTTAATACCTAAATTTTCATAAGATTTTTGCAGGCTATCAAAATCTTTTTCTCCACATTGATGGATGATGTTGATATTTTTTTGATCTAATCTCGGCGCCAAACTTAAAGCTAGTGAATTTATAAAACTA carries:
- the lptB gene encoding LPS export ABC transporter ATP-binding protein yields the protein MHKLEVKNLEKTIKKTKIINNISLNVKSGEVVGLLGPNGAGKTTTFYMICGLISPTSGSIYLDDMDISKTPLHKRARQGIGYLPQESSIFKDLSVEENLTLAAEIFYKDKEEIHHKVGEMLNLLNIEPIRARKGLSLSGGERRRCEIARSLMIMPKFLLLDEPFAGVDPIAVADIQSIIKDLKKLGIGILITDHNVRETLAICDRAYVIKSGSLLASGTSSEVANNKLVRTHYLGEEFKLLD
- a CDS encoding S4 domain-containing protein, giving the protein MRIDKFLNTVNITKRRAISEDMCKSGVVSVNGVVAKPSKEVKVGDKITITFLTRVVNYEVVGIPNLKTVPKSEQEKYAKCI
- the mtaB gene encoding tRNA (N(6)-L-threonylcarbamoyladenosine(37)-C(2))-methylthiotransferase MtaB, with amino-acid sequence MRVYFKTFGCRTNIYDTELMKSYIKNATITNDENLADIIIVNSCTVTNGADSGVRSYINGMKNIGKKVILTGCGAVSKGEELFKNSSVFGVLGASHKSKINDLLNSDKPFFELGDLNFIDKNIISNYENHTKAFIKIQEGCDFKCSYCIIPSVRGSSRSIDEKIILKEAMMLANNGYNEIVLTGTNIGSYGYTNNSSLGKLLQKLGMINGIKRIRLGSIEPSQIDDSFKEILSETWLEKHLHIALQHTSQRMLNIMKRRNKAFKDIELFNELSNLGFALGTDFIVGHPGESQELWDEALINFKKFPLTHLHAFIYSPRSGTTSAQMKMDVDGITAKKRLNILKDIVSVNNFEFRKKVKTALEILVEKQEANGLYDGFDQFYNKIKIKSNNDISKEWIKIENYEVKSDVNYAEI
- the aroB gene encoding 3-dehydroquinate synthase, producing the protein MQINIDLKENSYPVFIDELKALNIGGKVAIITNSKVGGLYVKDILNLIKADEIFVVTLPDGEQYKNLSSIEQILEQLFISKLERNSTLIALGGGVISDMTGFVASIYERGIKFINIPTTFLAQVDASVGGKTGVNNKFGKNLIGTFYQPRAVYCETKFLKSLPSREFSAGVAEAIKMAVMFDKDLFYFMQNSDLNDDEALKNVIAKCVSLKAAVVAKDEKEGGIRAVLNYGHTFAHVIEMQTNYTGFLHGEAVAIGINMANHLALKLRLISKDELETVKKLLCKFGLPVTYEIKDEFEFYNAFFLDKKSQNSKIKFILPKGIGDFCMKNDISKEIVLDTLREFK
- a CDS encoding HU family DNA-binding protein, with product MTKAEFVGLVASKAGLTKKDTELALDGFLESISEVLTKGDSITFVGFGTFGITERAARTAKVPSTGKEIKVPAKKAVKFKVGKNLKDAVAKVSCGSSKCASKKK
- a CDS encoding RNA polymerase factor sigma-54, whose amino-acid sequence is MKLTQKLTQKAKLNQTLRSWLPILQAPVDELKEALEPFIKDNPFASIEQNKSRFPKNFYNELYKSSPNESLESQALHHESLYEKLYSQINAPLFPTTKSCKIANLIIECINNEGYFEWDDKILKEFSIDEVERIRARFAYLEPTGVGAKDYKESFLFQLEELCDDEKIYALAKTIICDMENIGSYTKDKNYEAALKIIKKFKNPPAIGYLEDEREIIPDIFVYNINGSIEVKINDEYYPDIIIDVDGVDEKCDFVSSRIKEAKDLIDALEMRKSTLYKIGLMIIEYQYDYFFGGDIKPMKLKDIADDLGRNPSTISRAIQNKFISSQRGVVPLKSFFAAAASEEISNAALKEFLKNLIKNENRQKPLSDESILNSIEKEFDIKLVRRTITKYRKMLGIASSNERKKIYAINA
- a CDS encoding mechanosensitive ion channel domain-containing protein, with amino-acid sequence MKRLIVLLLFVVFSVFAETNSSQTDKIEEINLKIKDYDTKLKNNIWLIRYSNYNTYQNLLTEIKRVRSELESADKKDMQKIDELKTKIASLKEQIEFLKEYEKSPFQSMLVVPDIEEIGKITNPVALIGGFSYIKKLKNEKDDYQNRLFQLENALESFKQKEILFKELYDLNQTSLNSSKLYEVRREINEFQIAKDIATTTFGVYQKKLDEAINRASLEVKDQIKQAFSIVLSIIIVSLLGFLCKIITKKYISDNQKIYTINKFINVLNFTIIIFILLFAYIENVSYMVTILGFASAGLAIAMKDMFMSLLGWSVIIFGGTFHVGDRIRVRYQNSDYVGDIIDISLLRMTIYEDITLTTYRTNRRSGRIVFIPNNYIFTELIANYTHSGMKTVWDGIDIMLSFDSNHKKAMYIIKNITRKYSKGYTDIAKKQMNKLRDQYSIKNPNVEPRIYSFFEPYGINISVWYMTNSYAALALRSTISSEIVEALNLEDDIKIAFPTQTLYFGAKPIDQVRTLPDVSKEILY
- the tsaE gene encoding tRNA (adenosine(37)-N6)-threonylcarbamoyltransferase complex ATPase subunit type 1 TsaE, producing MQSVFELGLDELDAIVQKLPKTGVIVLRGDLASGKTTLTKAIVASFGIKANVTSPTFSIMQNYENIYHYDIYQNGFEGLKANGLFENLFEDGLHIVEWGDENLVRLLKKYGIDVCIVDITAKENKRIYEVSFA